Proteins encoded in a region of the Triticum dicoccoides isolate Atlit2015 ecotype Zavitan chromosome 3A, WEW_v2.0, whole genome shotgun sequence genome:
- the LOC119271627 gene encoding acidic endochitinase-like, whose product MACELKWSPLLPILLLAGMVGISHAGNIAVYWGQNGNEGTLADACNSGLYAYVMVSFLSTFGNGQTPAINLAGHCDPLSGNCNVFSSDITTCQSNGVKVLLSLGGGAGSYGLSSSEDAQSVATYLWDNFLGGSSSSRPLGDAVLDGIDFDIETGNSAHYDELATFLSQYSAQGRKVYLTAAPQCPYPDASLGPALQTGLFDNVWVQFYNNPPCQYASGDASNLLSAWNTWTSSVKVSGGFYLGVPASTAAAGSGYVSPGDLTSAVLPGVKGASNYGGIMVWDRYNDVQNSYSSQVKDSV is encoded by the coding sequence ATGGCTTGTGAACTCAAATGGTCTCCTCTCCTCCCCATTCTCCTACTCGCCGGCATGGTTGGCATCTCCCACGCCGGCAACATCGCCGTCTACTGGGGCCAGAACGGTAACGAGGGCACGCTCGCCGACGCCTGCAACTCCGGCCTCTACGCGTACGTCATGGTCTCCTTCCTCAGCACCTTCGGCAATGGCCAGACCCCCGCCATCAACCTCGCCGGACACTGCGATCCGCTCTCCGGCAACTGCAACGTCTTCAGCTCCGACATCACGACGTGCCAGTCCAACGGCGTCAAGGTGCTCCTCTCTCTCGGCGGCGGCGCCGGCAGCTACGGCCTTTCCTCCAGCGAGGACGCCCAGAGCGTCGCCACCTACCTGTGGGACAACTTCCTCGGCGGCAGCTCGTCGTCCCGCCCGCTCGGCGACGCCGTCCTGGAcggcatcgacttcgacatcgagaCGGGCAACTCGGCGCACTACGACGAGCTGGCCACGTTCCTGTCACAGTACAGCGCGCAGGGCAGGAAGGTGTACCTGACGGCGGCGCCGCAGTGCCCGTACCCGGACGCGTCGCTGGGGCCGGCGCTGCAGACGGGGCTGTTCGACAACGTGTGGGTGCAGTTCTACAACAACCCGCCGTGCCAGTACGCGAGCGGGGACGCGAGCAACCTGCTGAGCGCGTGGAACACGTGGACGAGCAgcgtgaaggtgtccgggggcttctACCTCGGCGTGCCGGCCTCGACGGCCGCGGCCGGGAGCGGGTACGTGTCGCCTGGCGACCTCACGTCGGCGGTGCTCCCCGGCGTGAAGGGCGCCAGCAACTACGGTGGGATCATGGTGTGGGACCGCTACAACGACGTGCAGAACAGCTACAGCAGCCAGGTGAAGGATAGCGTCTGA